The Desulfocurvus vexinensis DSM 17965 genome contains the following window.
TCCAGCCCCAGGGCCCAGACCGCCGCCGTGGCCGCCACGATGCCGACCATGGGCGCGGGGATGCGCGGGATGAAGCGGCGCACCAGGAGCATGACCACCAGCGACCCCGCGCCCAGAGCCAGGGTGGCGGGGTGCAGCGTGGGCAGGGCCATCAGGCAGGCGTGCATGGTCTCGATGAACCCCGCCGGAGCCCCGGCCACGGCCAGCCCGAGGAAGTCCTTGAGCTGCGAGGAGAAGATCAGCACGCCGATGCCGGTGGTGAACCCCGTGGTCACGGGGTAGGGGATGAATTGCAGGAGCTTGCCGAAGCCCAGCAGGCCCATGAGCACCAGGATGCCCCCGGCCAGCAGCGCGGCCAGCACCAGCCCCTCGTAGCCGTGGCGGGCGATGATCCCGGCCAGGATGATCACGAAGGCCCCGGTGGGCCCGCTGATCTGGTAGCGCGAGCCGCCCAGCAGGGCGACGATGACCCCGGCCACAATGGCCGTGAACAGCCCGCGCTCGGGCGTGGTGCCCGAGGCGATGGCGAAGGCCATGGACAGGGGCAGGGCCACGACGCCGACGGTGACGCCAGCCATGAGGTCGTGGCGCAGGCTGGCCGGGGTGTAGCCCCGGCGCAGGGCTTTGAGCAGGGCGGGGGCGTGCGCGCGCAGGCGCGGCGAAGAGGAGAACAGCACAAGATCGCTCCGGGGATCGGTGGTGTCTCCGTGGGGCACAGGCGATGGTCTGCCGGGAAGCGGCGGGGTGGCCAGGGTCTGGAGGCTCGCGCGGAAGTTGAAGAGCAGGCACATAGGCCTTGGAGCGGTGCGTGTCAAGGTGGCCGGGCCCGTGCCCCGCCGGATGCCTCGCGGCCCTGGCGGCCATGTATCACCGGCCGCCAGGGGTTGTTGGGTCTTGAAAGGATGCCCTGTATTTTGCGCCGTGATTATAGACGCATTGTTCCCTTTTCTTTTCTTGACGCTTTGTGCCTTCCCGCATACTACACTAGGGTTTCCCCTTCCGGCTTGGGCCGGGAGGCGCGGCTTGCCTGGCGTGGGGCCGGGCAGGGCGCACAGCGGGCCGCCCTCCGGCGGGAGCATTTCGGAGGGCCGGGATCACGCCCGCGACGCACGGCGGCTCTGCCGGGCCGCCTGGCGCGGGTGCCGGATGGCGCGCGGGCGTGTCTCTGGATGGGGATTTGCGTAATCAATATTGGACACATCAAGGAATAAGGAGTCACCGGGTATGAAGAACCTCCCAGTCGGCGTGAAGATGGTCGGAGGGTTTTTGCTTTTGCTGTCCCTGGTCTGCGGCGGGCTGGGCTACATCGCCTACGAGCGCGCCTCCGAGGCGGCCCTGAGCCAGGTCCAGGAAAATATCCCCGAAATGGCCAAGAACGGGGCGCGCCAGGTGCGCGCGCCTGGACTACCACCTGCTGGCCATCCAGGCCGTGGCGGCGCGCAACGTGATCCGCTCCATGGACTGGGCGGTGCAGCTTCCGGGCCTGGTGGCCGATGCCAAGCGCCTGGGCTACCAGCGCTTGGGCGTGGTCACGCCCGACGGCAAGGCCCGCTTCAACGACGGCTCGGAGAGCGAAGTGGGCGACCGTGACTACTTCCGCCAGGCCATGGCCGGGAAGACGGCCATGTCCGACGTGCTCATCAGCCGCACGACCAATGAGCCGATCATGGTTTCGGCCACGCCCATTATGGGCGCCCAGGGGCAGGTCGTCGGCGTGGCCATGGCCATCATGGACGCGACCGTGCTCAGCGAGATCACCGACGGCATCGGCTACGGCAAGAAGGGCTACTCGTACATCATCGACTCCAAGGGCGCGATGATTGCCCACGGCAACCGCGAGTTCGTGCTCAAGCAGCGCAACTTCATTGAGGAGGCCAAGACCAACCCGGACTTCGCGGCCCTGGCGGCCATGTTCCAGCGCATGACCCGTGGCGAGTCGGGTTTCGACGAGTATCCCTTCATGGGTACCGACCGCTTCTTCGGCTACGCGCCCATCGAGGGCACGGGCTGGTCCATCGGCGTGGGCGCCATGAAGGACGATGTGTACGCCATGGTCTACTCCCTGCGCTGGGCCATCTCCATCGCCACGGCGGTCTGCCTGGTGCTGGGCATGGTCGTGGCGCTGCTCATCAGCCGCCTGATCACCGTGCCCGTGGGCCGGCTCATGCGCTATGCCGAAGCCGTGGCCGGGGGCGACCTGGGGGCCACCTCGGGCATTGACCAGAAGGACGAGATCGGCAGGCTGAACAAGAGCATCCAGGTCATGGTCCAGGCGCTGACCGAGAAGATGCAGGAGGCCGAGCGCCAGACGGAAGTGGCCCAACAGGAGACCGAGAAGGCCCAGGTGGCCACCCGCGAGGCCGAAGAGGCCCGCGCCCAGGCCGAAGTGGCCAAGCGCGACGGCATGCTCCAGGCCGCCCACAGCATCGAGGGCGTGGTGGAGCGGCTGACCTCGGCCTCGGAGCAGCTGGCTGCCCAGGTGGAGGAGGCCAGCCGGGGCGCCGAGGAGCAGAAGAACCGCACCAGCGAGACCGCCACGGCCATGGAAGAGATGAACGCCACGG
Protein-coding sequences here:
- a CDS encoding methyl-accepting chemotaxis protein produces the protein MAARNVIRSMDWAVQLPGLVADAKRLGYQRLGVVTPDGKARFNDGSESEVGDRDYFRQAMAGKTAMSDVLISRTTNEPIMVSATPIMGAQGQVVGVAMAIMDATVLSEITDGIGYGKKGYSYIIDSKGAMIAHGNREFVLKQRNFIEEAKTNPDFAALAAMFQRMTRGESGFDEYPFMGTDRFFGYAPIEGTGWSIGVGAMKDDVYAMVYSLRWAISIATAVCLVLGMVVALLISRLITVPVGRLMRYAEAVAGGDLGATSGIDQKDEIGRLNKSIQVMVQALTEKMQEAERQTEVAQQETEKAQVATREAEEARAQAEVAKRDGMLQAAHSIEGVVERLTSASEQLAAQVEEASRGAEEQKNRTSETATAMEEMNATVLEVAKNASQAAEGSDKARAKAQDGSHVVGQAVQAINKVQTQAQDMTGNLSKLGQQAEQIGRIMTVIEDIADQTNLLALNAAIEAARAGDAGRGFAVVADEVRKLAEKTMNATKEVGEAITAIQGGTRSNIQGMEHAVQAVVEATKLANSSGEVLREIVVLVEQAADQVRSIATAAEEQSSASEEINRSVEDINRISSETSEVMAQSAQAIAELATQATDLQDLVQELKRS